From the Solea senegalensis isolate Sse05_10M linkage group LG16, IFAPA_SoseM_1, whole genome shotgun sequence genome, one window contains:
- the LOC122783127 gene encoding uncharacterized protein LOC122783127: MTTLLTPSEQLMREISSHLATTADVIPSVVALKRLLSRAADTDSGVRTAKDTSLEAVNQRFGSAFSEPLYYLATILDPRYKDRYFDTVTKQAAINMLQKQVDKMTHSKTAMETPDTEEPQEQKGRTSNEGGKSLLDMHDEILEEHSIMELQAGLTSNPNVQRKQPSKLKSKRLQGIGELDGYLACVSNQMDLLNSFPHIKKLCLKLNTGLPTSAPCERLFSCAGLLFTAKLTKDELY; this comes from the exons ATGACCACGCTTCTCACTCCATCTGAACAATTAATGAGGGAGATCAGCTCACATTTAGCTACTACTGCGGACGTGATTCCCTCTGTTGTGGCACTGAAACGTTTGTTGAGCAGGGCAGCTGACACAGACAGTGGGGTCCGCACAGCAAAGGACACTTCACTGGAAGCTGTGAACCAGCGATTTGGAAGCGCTTTCTCTGAGCCGCTTTACTACTTGGCAACGATCCTTGACCCCAGGTACAAAGACCGTTATTTTGACACAGTCACCAAGCAAGCAGCGATAAATATGCTCCAGAAGCAAGtggacaaaatgacacacagcAAAACAGCTATGGAGACACCGGACACAGAAGAACCACAAGAGCAGAAGGGAAGAACAAGCAACGAGGGTGGAAAGTCGCTGCTTGACATGCATGATGAAATTCTGGAGGAACATTCTATCATGGAACTGCAAGCCGGCCTGACAAGCAACCCAAATGTGCAG aggAAACAGCCATCAAAGCTGAAGTCCAAACGGTTACAAGGTATAGGAGAGCTGGATGGGTACCTTGCCTGTGTCTCAAACCAGATGGATCTGCTGAACTCATTTCCACACATCAAAAAACTTTGTCTCAAACTCAACACTGGCCTGCCCACCTCAGCCCCATGTGAGCGTCTTTTCAGCTGTGCAGGACTGCTTTTCACTGCAAAGCTAACTAAGGATGAACTCTACTAA